One region of Pirellulales bacterium genomic DNA includes:
- a CDS encoding SEC-C metal-binding domain-containing protein, producing MQVLERIWEIIGLVFGGLGRSFERSLTSLFGSSNARFIKRLQPKVDAINALEPKYQAMTDADLRNQTAEFRRRLTAGETLDDLLVEAFAVCREAGRRWLNMRHYDVQLFGGMVLHSGAIAEMVTGEGKTLVATLPAYLNAIEGKSVHVVTVNPYLARRDMEWMGPLYINLGLTVGAIYPDMDPELRQRSYECDITYGTNNEFGFDYLRDNMKPAAFGDNRYPRGRQQCQRKLHYAIIDEVDNILIDEARTPLIISGPAHDDVARYARADKIARQLKKDTHFEVKEKEHSAYLTDDGVREAEKLAGVETFYTAGNMDWPHLIDNSLKAHYLYKRDVNYVVQGDEVIIVDEFTGRLMPGRQWSDGLHQAVEAKEGVRVKEETQTYATITLQNFFKLYNKISGMTGTAMTEASEFWKIYKLDVIAIPTNKGMLRANFPDVIYRTEREKYEAIVEEIERLHKLDVLEMKDRTHKEGTITKEQDDHIEIETKERRERIKVPKSDIITVHRRGRPILVGTVSIEKSEKLSTMLNRRGVKHEVLNAKHHEREAEIVSQAGRKGAVTIATNMAGRGTDIILGGNPETMAWALLQSKYETRLDVPQEEWNKLVHEIEQREKMKIEGAEVKTLGGLHIVGTERHEARRIDLQLRGRCGRQGDPGSSRFFLSLEDDLMRIFAGEWVKNMLTRLGMQDGEAIESKMVSRRIEGAQKKVEERNFDIRKNLLEYDEVMDEQRKRVYGFRQAILDGDNCKPKILDMIDRQIDTYLADFLDKDYGASTFAKAAGGELGIELEPRDFRGLDFQAADTRAKEEAARMAEGQILDAIEENLPEEADETEWNWEALAKFANTRWKLNLRDRDLKKVGRKGLDEMLVIKAREAIDATDLSQYSRVLEDGFGIRSACGWVQFKFGIPLDPEEMKSLDAKPFTEMVRERARSAYDVKEAEFPVRAALSHFTARDAQGQKRYDRDQLVAWARQRFQIELDVDDLRNMQREEVQQMLVEYSKKALVQADQTLAEAHQQVGKIFGEGTDSHTTVRMATGGNGAMSSLTAWLRERMEYEITPEAIAELDREELEKKLNVAVEDRYRPEIRRLERDVVLYVLDTMWKDHLLAMDHLRSSVSLRGYAQVDPKVEYKREGMRTFEQMWNTMGERVTDMIFRMEELDEGFVGSTWTESQATHDSPGPSTATMTSDQETAIDNSDSPAKIEPIRNRGEHVGRNDPCTCGSGKKFKNCCMRKSGR from the coding sequence ATGCAAGTCCTCGAAAGAATCTGGGAAATCATCGGCCTCGTCTTCGGCGGTCTGGGACGCTCGTTCGAGCGCTCGCTGACGTCGTTGTTCGGGTCGTCCAACGCTCGATTTATCAAGCGGTTACAGCCGAAAGTCGACGCCATCAACGCCCTGGAACCGAAGTACCAGGCGATGACCGACGCCGACCTGCGGAATCAGACCGCCGAGTTCCGCCGCCGCCTGACCGCTGGCGAAACGCTCGACGATCTGCTGGTCGAGGCCTTTGCCGTCTGCCGCGAGGCCGGACGCCGCTGGCTGAATATGCGCCATTACGACGTCCAGCTCTTCGGCGGCATGGTGCTGCACTCGGGGGCCATTGCCGAAATGGTGACCGGCGAGGGCAAAACCCTGGTGGCGACACTGCCCGCGTATCTGAACGCGATCGAGGGGAAAAGTGTCCACGTCGTTACCGTGAACCCGTACCTGGCCCGCCGCGACATGGAATGGATGGGCCCGCTGTACATCAACCTCGGGCTCACGGTCGGGGCCATTTACCCGGACATGGATCCGGAGTTGCGGCAACGGTCATACGAGTGCGACATCACTTACGGCACCAATAACGAGTTCGGCTTCGACTACCTGCGCGACAATATGAAGCCGGCCGCCTTCGGCGATAACCGCTATCCGCGCGGCCGGCAGCAATGCCAGCGAAAGCTGCACTACGCGATCATCGACGAGGTCGACAACATTCTGATCGACGAAGCGCGGACGCCGCTGATCATCTCGGGCCCGGCACACGACGACGTAGCCCGTTACGCGCGGGCCGACAAGATCGCGCGGCAGTTGAAGAAGGACACGCACTTCGAGGTGAAGGAGAAGGAGCACTCGGCCTATTTGACTGACGACGGCGTCCGTGAGGCGGAAAAGCTGGCCGGGGTCGAGACGTTCTACACGGCCGGCAACATGGACTGGCCGCACCTGATCGACAATTCGCTCAAGGCGCACTACTTGTACAAGCGCGACGTGAATTACGTCGTTCAAGGGGACGAGGTCATCATCGTCGACGAGTTCACCGGGCGTTTGATGCCCGGGCGTCAATGGAGCGACGGCCTGCATCAGGCGGTCGAGGCGAAGGAGGGCGTACGGGTCAAAGAAGAGACGCAAACCTACGCCACGATTACGCTGCAAAACTTCTTCAAGCTGTACAACAAAATCTCGGGCATGACCGGCACAGCCATGACCGAGGCGTCGGAATTTTGGAAGATCTACAAGCTGGACGTGATCGCCATCCCCACGAACAAGGGGATGCTGCGAGCGAACTTCCCCGACGTAATCTACCGCACCGAGCGCGAAAAGTACGAAGCGATCGTCGAAGAGATCGAGCGCCTTCACAAGTTGGACGTCCTGGAAATGAAGGATCGTACCCACAAGGAAGGCACGATCACGAAAGAGCAGGACGATCATATCGAGATCGAAACCAAAGAGCGCCGCGAGCGCATCAAGGTGCCCAAGAGTGACATTATCACCGTGCATCGGCGCGGGCGGCCTATCCTGGTCGGTACGGTGTCGATCGAGAAAAGCGAGAAACTGAGCACCATGCTCAATCGGCGCGGTGTCAAGCACGAAGTGCTGAACGCCAAGCATCACGAGCGCGAGGCCGAGATCGTGTCGCAGGCTGGCCGCAAAGGCGCCGTCACAATCGCCACGAACATGGCCGGCCGCGGTACGGACATCATCCTGGGTGGCAATCCCGAGACCATGGCCTGGGCCTTGCTGCAAAGCAAGTACGAAACCCGGCTCGACGTCCCTCAGGAGGAATGGAACAAGCTGGTCCACGAGATCGAGCAGCGCGAGAAGATGAAAATCGAGGGCGCCGAGGTGAAAACGCTCGGCGGCCTGCACATCGTCGGCACCGAGCGCCACGAGGCACGCCGTATCGACCTGCAGTTGCGCGGCCGTTGCGGACGCCAAGGCGATCCGGGCAGCAGCCGCTTCTTCCTGTCGCTCGAAGACGACTTGATGCGCATCTTCGCCGGCGAGTGGGTAAAGAACATGCTTACCCGCCTGGGCATGCAGGACGGCGAGGCGATCGAGAGCAAGATGGTCAGCCGCCGAATCGAGGGCGCGCAGAAGAAAGTCGAAGAGCGCAACTTCGACATTCGCAAGAACCTGCTCGAGTATGACGAAGTGATGGACGAGCAGCGGAAGCGAGTCTACGGCTTTCGGCAAGCGATTCTGGACGGCGACAATTGCAAGCCGAAGATTCTGGATATGATCGATCGGCAGATCGATACGTATCTCGCCGATTTTCTCGATAAGGATTACGGCGCATCGACCTTTGCGAAGGCGGCCGGCGGAGAGTTGGGCATCGAGCTCGAACCGCGCGATTTCCGCGGGCTCGATTTCCAAGCGGCCGACACCCGTGCCAAGGAAGAAGCGGCCCGCATGGCCGAAGGGCAGATCCTGGACGCGATCGAGGAGAACCTGCCCGAGGAGGCCGATGAAACAGAATGGAATTGGGAGGCGTTGGCCAAGTTCGCCAACACACGCTGGAAGCTGAACCTGCGCGATCGCGATCTGAAGAAGGTCGGCCGCAAGGGATTGGACGAGATGCTGGTAATCAAGGCGCGCGAAGCCATCGACGCCACCGATCTATCGCAATACTCGCGCGTGCTGGAAGACGGCTTCGGCATTCGCTCGGCCTGTGGCTGGGTGCAGTTCAAGTTCGGTATCCCACTCGATCCTGAGGAAATGAAGTCGCTCGACGCCAAGCCGTTTACGGAAATGGTGCGCGAGCGTGCCAGATCGGCTTACGACGTGAAAGAGGCCGAATTTCCGGTCCGCGCGGCCTTGTCGCACTTCACGGCCCGCGATGCTCAAGGGCAAAAGCGATACGACCGTGATCAGCTCGTGGCCTGGGCCCGGCAGCGTTTCCAGATTGAACTGGACGTCGACGACCTGCGCAACATGCAGCGCGAAGAAGTACAGCAGATGCTGGTCGAGTACAGCAAAAAGGCACTCGTGCAAGCGGATCAGACGCTGGCCGAGGCGCATCAGCAAGTCGGCAAGATCTTCGGCGAGGGGACCGATTCGCACACCACGGTTCGCATGGCGACCGGCGGCAACGGGGCCATGAGCTCGCTGACGGCCTGGCTGCGCGAGCGGATGGAATATGAGATCACGCCCGAGGCGATCGCCGAGTTGGATCGCGAAGAGCTGGAGAAGAAACTGAACGTGGCGGTCGAAGACCGCTACCGCCCCGAGATTCGCCGGCTGGAACGCGACGTCGTCCTGTACGTACTGGACACGATGTGGAAGGACCACCTGCTAGCCATGGACCATCTGCGCTCCAGCGTCAGTCTGCGTGGCTATGCTCAGGTCGACCCGAAGGTCGAATACAAACGCGAAGGCATGCGCACCTTCGAGCAGATGTGGAACACGATGGGCGAGCGGGTCACGGACATGATCTTCCGCATGGAAGAGCTGGACGAAGGTTTTGTCGGCTCGACCTGGACCGAGAGCCAGGCCACGCACGATTCGCCGGGCCCCAGCACCGCGACCATGACCAGCGATCAAGAGACGGCCATCGATAATTCGGACTCGCCGGCCAAGATCGAGCCGATCCGCAATCGCGGCGAGCACGTGGGCCGCAACGACCCCTGCACCTGCGGCAGCGGCAAAAAGTTCAAGAACTGCTGCATGCGAAAGAGCGGCCGGTAA
- a CDS encoding 3-deoxy-D-manno-octulosonic acid transferase, whose protein sequence is MPYLFNLLYLALIVVAAPWLAYQALRRGKYRAGLAEKFLGRVPVRAGNRPCLWLHAVSVGEVNLLAPLLAEIRRTRPDWECVISATSVTGYTLAQKKYADYSVFYCPLDFSWGVRMAMARVRPDCLVLAELELWPNLIRAAHDRGARVAIINGRLSEHSFRGYRRARLVVRPILKTIDLVAVQNEEFAARFRALGVREESLCVTGSIKFDGAQTNRQNPATVALARAAGIAADDVVFLAGSTQHPEESLALSAYEFLRSRFPRLRLVLVPRHPERFEEVADMLSASGVRWQRRSKLGEGADPAARVLLVDTIGELGAWWGTAHIAFVGGSIHRRGGQNMIEPAAYGAAISFGPNTRNFRDIVAQLLMADAAVVVRDGAEMTAFVEYVLDDADYATTLGRNARELVARQLGATARTLAGLDVLMQHAGQETSARRSAA, encoded by the coding sequence GTGCCCTATCTTTTTAATCTCCTTTACCTCGCGTTGATCGTCGTGGCTGCGCCATGGCTTGCCTATCAGGCGCTGCGCCGTGGTAAGTACCGCGCTGGCTTAGCCGAAAAGTTTCTGGGACGAGTGCCCGTTCGCGCTGGTAACCGTCCCTGCCTGTGGCTGCACGCGGTAAGCGTGGGCGAGGTGAATCTGCTGGCTCCGTTATTGGCCGAGATTCGCCGCACGCGGCCGGACTGGGAATGCGTGATCTCGGCCACGAGCGTCACGGGCTACACACTGGCGCAAAAGAAATACGCCGACTACTCGGTCTTCTACTGCCCACTCGACTTCAGTTGGGGCGTCCGCATGGCAATGGCCCGAGTGCGACCTGACTGCCTGGTACTGGCCGAACTCGAACTATGGCCGAACCTGATCCGCGCGGCCCACGACCGCGGCGCCCGCGTGGCGATCATCAATGGCCGCTTGAGCGAGCATAGTTTCCGCGGCTACCGTCGGGCACGGCTCGTCGTGCGCCCGATCTTGAAGACAATCGATCTTGTCGCCGTGCAAAACGAAGAGTTCGCCGCACGGTTCCGTGCCTTGGGAGTTCGCGAAGAGTCGCTGTGCGTGACGGGCTCGATCAAGTTCGACGGCGCGCAGACCAATCGCCAGAATCCAGCCACGGTGGCGCTGGCCCGGGCCGCCGGCATTGCCGCGGACGACGTCGTATTCCTGGCCGGCAGCACGCAACATCCCGAGGAATCTCTGGCACTGTCGGCATACGAGTTCCTGCGCAGCCGGTTTCCGCGCTTGCGACTGGTGTTAGTACCGCGGCATCCCGAACGATTCGAGGAAGTGGCAGACATGCTCTCCGCCTCGGGCGTGCGCTGGCAGCGCCGCAGCAAGCTCGGCGAAGGCGCCGATCCCGCGGCACGTGTGCTGCTGGTCGACACGATCGGCGAGTTGGGAGCCTGGTGGGGAACGGCGCACATCGCCTTCGTCGGCGGCAGCATTCATAGGCGGGGCGGGCAGAACATGATCGAGCCCGCGGCGTACGGGGCTGCCATCTCGTTCGGGCCAAACACGCGCAATTTTCGCGATATCGTGGCGCAACTGCTCATGGCCGACGCGGCCGTGGTCGTACGCGACGGCGCCGAGATGACGGCGTTCGTCGAATACGTGCTCGACGATGCCGATTACGCCACCACGCTCGGAAGAAATGCCCGCGAGCTGGTAGCCCGGCAATTGGGTGCTACAGCCCGCACGCTAGCCGGGCTCGACGTGTTGATGCAACACGCCGGGCAGGAAACTTCCGCCAGGCGCTCGGCTGCTTAA
- a CDS encoding ABC transporter ATP-binding protein, with product MPLAIRASDLRKRYDGRPPVDAVRGLDLSVEVGECFGLLGPNGAGKTTTIEILEGLLTATSGEVEILGMRWGRDDQAIKQRIGISLQETKLAEKLSVRETLELFRSFYDQGIEPDAAMREVSLEEKSSTWVSKLSGGQKQRLAVACALVGDPDLLFLDEPTTGLDPQSRRQLWEIIRDFGRQGRTVLLTTHYMDEAERLCNRVAIVNAGQVIALGTPRELIASLGGEHVVEFELAGDDQTLIDPESFLGLPTVSTARRETSHYCLSVSEPHLALPALLAHLTERGLALSNLTTRHASLEDVFVHLAGRHINEDDAS from the coding sequence ATGCCGCTTGCTATTCGGGCCAGTGATTTGCGCAAGCGGTACGACGGTCGGCCGCCGGTCGATGCTGTGCGCGGGTTGGATCTATCCGTCGAGGTCGGCGAATGTTTTGGCCTGCTTGGTCCCAACGGCGCTGGCAAGACGACAACCATCGAGATCCTGGAGGGGCTGCTTACCGCCACGAGCGGCGAGGTCGAGATTCTGGGGATGCGTTGGGGGCGCGACGACCAGGCCATCAAACAGCGGATCGGCATCTCGCTGCAAGAGACCAAACTGGCCGAAAAACTGTCCGTGCGTGAAACGCTGGAACTATTTCGCAGCTTTTACGATCAGGGAATCGAGCCCGACGCCGCGATGCGCGAAGTCTCGCTCGAGGAAAAGAGCTCCACGTGGGTCTCTAAGCTCTCGGGCGGGCAGAAGCAGCGGTTGGCCGTGGCCTGTGCGCTGGTCGGCGATCCCGATCTATTGTTTCTTGACGAGCCGACGACAGGACTCGACCCGCAATCGCGCCGCCAACTGTGGGAGATCATCCGCGACTTCGGTCGGCAGGGACGCACCGTGTTATTGACCACGCACTACATGGACGAGGCCGAACGGCTCTGCAACCGCGTGGCGATCGTCAACGCCGGGCAGGTGATCGCGCTCGGCACGCCGCGCGAACTGATCGCCAGCCTGGGAGGCGAGCACGTCGTCGAGTTCGAACTCGCCGGTGATGACCAGACGCTGATCGACCCCGAGTCGTTCCTTGGCCTGCCGACCGTAAGCACCGCGCGGCGCGAGACCAGCCATTACTGCCTGTCAGTCAGCGAACCGCACCTGGCGCTACCGGCTCTGCTGGCGCATCTGACAGAGCGCGGCTTGGCGCTCTCGAATCTGACCACACGGCATGCCAGCTTGGAAGATGTGTTCGTGCATTTGGCGGGTCGACATATCAACGAGGACGACGCATCGTGA
- a CDS encoding ABC transporter permease, translating into MKQTATAQARPWLRRPLAQIVLSRLREFYREPEAVFWVYGFPLLMIVALGIAFRNQPERPIVVDIVEGPRAEAAEAGLAKNERFQVRRDTLEACRVRLRLGKTDLVVITDESSEPRYDYWFDPGRPESSLARSAVDDALQRAAGRSDPMPTGDREMTDPGGRYIDFLVPGLLGMSLMGGGMWGVGFVTVDMRIRKLLKRLLATPMRKSEFLAGIMLSRLLFMIPEVLVLLVFARIAFGVRNQGSILSLLVLIVLGAFSFAGIGLLVASRAKTVEAVSGLMNLVMLPMWMLSGIFFSPERFPKMAQPFIHALPLTQLIDATRGVMLEGASLASQGANVLALAAWGGISFVLALRLFRWS; encoded by the coding sequence ATGAAGCAAACCGCGACCGCCCAGGCTCGCCCTTGGTTGCGCCGACCGTTAGCTCAGATTGTGCTCTCACGGTTGCGCGAGTTTTATCGCGAGCCAGAGGCCGTCTTCTGGGTCTACGGCTTTCCGCTGTTGATGATCGTGGCCTTGGGCATCGCTTTTCGCAATCAGCCCGAGCGACCGATCGTAGTCGATATCGTCGAAGGTCCGCGGGCCGAAGCCGCGGAAGCGGGACTCGCAAAGAACGAGCGCTTTCAGGTGCGGCGCGACACGCTCGAGGCCTGCCGCGTACGGTTGCGGTTGGGAAAGACCGACCTGGTCGTGATCACCGACGAATCGTCCGAGCCACGCTACGACTATTGGTTCGATCCCGGCCGACCCGAAAGTTCGCTAGCGCGCAGCGCCGTGGACGATGCCTTGCAACGTGCCGCCGGCCGAAGTGATCCGATGCCGACGGGTGACCGCGAAATGACCGACCCCGGCGGACGATATATCGACTTCCTCGTCCCCGGCCTTCTAGGGATGAGCTTAATGGGGGGCGGCATGTGGGGCGTGGGATTCGTCACGGTCGACATGCGTATTCGCAAGCTGCTAAAGCGATTATTGGCCACGCCGATGCGCAAGAGCGAATTCCTGGCCGGCATCATGCTCAGCCGATTGCTGTTCATGATCCCCGAGGTGCTGGTGCTGTTGGTATTCGCAAGAATTGCCTTCGGCGTACGCAACCAGGGAAGCATACTGTCGCTGTTAGTGCTGATCGTACTAGGGGCTTTCAGCTTCGCGGGCATTGGGCTATTGGTCGCCAGCCGGGCGAAGACGGTGGAAGCCGTGAGTGGGTTGATGAACCTGGTGATGCTGCCGATGTGGATGCTGTCGGGCATTTTCTTCTCGCCCGAGCGCTTTCCGAAGATGGCGCAGCCGTTTATTCACGCCCTGCCGCTAACGCAGTTGATCGACGCCACGCGGGGCGTAATGCTGGAAGGAGCATCGCTCGCCTCGCAAGGAGCGAACGTCCTGGCACTAGCGGCCTGGGGCGGCATCTCGTTCGTGCTGGCGCTGCGGCTGTTCCGCTGGAGCTGA
- a CDS encoding cupin domain-containing protein: protein MLQSPGVRVERIVSQGHASPEGFWYDQDTEEWVLLVQGAARLRFDNEVVEMRPGDHVQIPAHKRHRVEWTDPNQQTTWVAVHYPHS from the coding sequence GTGCTCCAATCCCCAGGCGTCCGCGTCGAGCGAATCGTCTCGCAGGGGCACGCTTCGCCGGAAGGCTTTTGGTACGACCAGGACACCGAGGAATGGGTGCTGTTAGTGCAGGGGGCGGCGCGACTTAGGTTCGACAACGAGGTCGTCGAGATGCGACCAGGCGACCATGTGCAGATTCCGGCACACAAACGGCATCGCGTCGAATGGACGGATCCCAACCAGCAGACAACTTGGGTGGCGGTCCACTATCCCCACTCCTAG